The DNA segment ATTACTTATTTTAAATATTACAGGTTTTATGATTGCATCGATGTTATGCGGTTTTTCTACATCACTAACTGAAATGATCGCTTTTAGGGTTTTACAGGGTATATTTGGTGCATCTTTAGTACCATTATCACAATATATTTTACGTGATACCTTTAGTTTAGCTGAACAGCCAAAAGCGATGGCAGTTTGGGGGGTGGGTATTATGGCAGCTCCCGTATTAGGCCCAACATTAGGTGGTTATATTGCTGATTATATGAACTGGCGATGGATTTTTTATATTAATGTGCCAGTTTGCTTAATTGCTTTAGTGATGACCTTTACTTTTATTTCTGAGACACAGACTAAGCATGCAAAAGTCGATTGGACTGGATTGATCGTATTAGTTGTGGCAGTAGGCGCATTACAAATTTTCCTTGATCGCGGCAATACAGATGATTGGTTAAGTTCAAATTTTATTTTTATTTTAATGGTTATTTGGATCATTGGTTGGTGTGTCTTTATTTATCGCGGGATGACGAATTCAAAAAATATTCTTAATTTAAATGTTTTTAAAGACCGAAACTTTGCAATTTGTAACCTATTATTGGTTCTATATACCGGTGCATTATTTGGTATTTTAACGCTTCAGGCTGTGGTTATGGAATCAATTATGGGCTATACACCAGAGTTAGCTGGTTTAGTGATGGCGCCAAGGGGCATTGCTTCAGCAATATCAATGATATTATGTGTGCCACTATCTAAAAAAATTGATATGCGCATACTATTAGGTATTGGTATTGTATTTTCAGCTTGGGGTTCATATGACTTTGCATTATTGCCAATTAATGCCGATTTTTATAGTTTAATGATGCCTGGTATTGTCCAAGGTTTTGGCATGGGGTTATTTTTTGTACCATTATCAACTTTAGCTCTACAAAGATTACCAGAGAGTATGATTGCTGAAGGCAGTGGTATCTTTAGTTTTGCCAGAAATTTAGGTACTTCAATTGGCGTATCTGTAATGACTACAGTATTAACACAAACATCTCAAGCAGGTTGGAATACGATGATTGGTCATATTCGTGATGATAATCCAAATTATCATACCTGGTTGCAGGCATTTAATTGGCATGCGAGTGACCCTTTAGCGATTACAGTCGTCGGTCAAATCATTGCAGCACAGAGTACCATGATAGGCTTTATTAATAGCTGCTATTTAGGGATGATTTTTTTAGTTGTTTCGTTACCATTTGTGTTTTTCTTACAAAAATCGATTTCAACAGAAATAAGTACAGCTCATTAGATTTTATTAAGTAAAATATTTAACATTCTTCTTAATGGCTCTGCTGCTCCCCATAATAGTTGATCGCCAACAGTAAAAAGATGAATAATATTTTCACCTAAATTTGATTTTCTTAATCTACCAACGGCAATATCTAATGAGCCAGAACTAGCGACTGGTGTTAATTGCTCCAAAGTATCTTGAGGATTATTTTCAATCAATTTGACCCATGGGTTGGCATTTTTAATTAATGCTTTTATTTCATCGAGTGCTAGATTATCAGTTAATTTAATCGTTAATGCCTGACTATGCGAGCGAAGAGATGAAACACGTACACAAAGTCCATCAATTGGGATTTGCGCATTAAGTATTTTGTTCATTTCAGCACTAGCTTTATATTCTTCCTTGGACTGGCCATTAGCCATTTTAATATCAATCCAGGGAAATAAGTTAAATGCTAAACTATTAGGTAATACTTCATTAGGGAATGACGTATCTTGTACTTTATTTCGAATATGTTTTTCAAGCGTTAAAATATTCTTTGATAGATCAATATCATCCAATAAATACTGATATTGATAAATCAACTCTTTAATTGCTTTAGCACCGGCACCAGAGATGGCTTGATAAGTCATTGCAGAAATTGATTCGACTATGTTGGCTTTTAATAATCCATCAATACCGAGCATCATTAAGCTGACAGTACAGTTACTACCAATGAAATTTTTGACTCCCTTATTTAATGCTGTATCAATTTGTTTTCGATTAATGGGGTCAAGAATTAGGCAGGCATCATCTTGCATTCTAAGTGTAGATGCGGCATCAATCCAATAACCATTCCAACCTTCATCTCTTAAGGGTTGAAAAATCTTCTCTGTATATTGACCACCTTGACAAGAGATAAGTATATCCATTTGCATAAGCTTATTAATATCATAAGCATTTTCTAAAAGAGGTAAATTAATGCTAATATCAGGTGGTGGATTTCCATGTGCTGAAGCACTAAAAAAAGTTGTATCAAGATTTAAAAAGTCATTATTTTCAAGCATGCGGTTAATTAAAACAGAGCCGACCATACCGCGCCAGCCGATAATACCTAGTTTTTTCATAGATAATTTAGTTAATTATTGATGAATATTTTTATAATAAACTAATGAAGTTCTTTGTATAATGAATTCTTATCTAAATAATTAAAAAAATTAATGGAATAAGATGCGCGTTGTACATAAATTTGGCGGTAGTTCACTCAAAGATGAGAAAAAAATTAAAAATGTATTAAATTTAATTGATGGTAAAAATGAAGTTATTGTCGTTTCAGCAATTGGCAAAACAACACAAAATTTAAAAAACTGCGTTGATGCAGCAATGAATAATAAATCCTATGTCAAATTACTAAATAGTATAAAAAAACAGCATTTAGCCATTATAGAAAAAATTGCACCAAGAGCTAAAAGTAAATTAATGAAAGTTATAGAACATGATGTTGAAAGTATATTATATTTACTGATTACAATGCATTTAACAAAACTTGATAGTGAAAAAATAAAAAATTATATTCTAGGTTTTGGTGAAATTTGGTCTGCTCAGATTTTAGCAAGTGTTTTAGTTGAAGAGAAAAAACAAGCTAAATATATTAGTGCTGAAGAAGTACTTTGTGTTGATGATTCAAGAACACCAGTATTAGTTGATTGGCAGAAAAGTCATGAACTATTAAATAAAGCGATTGACTCTGAGTTTGATGGTGTTTATGTGATAACTGGCTTTATAGCATCAAACCATGAAAAACAAAGAACAATTTTAGGTATGAATTGTAGTGATTATTCAGCCAGTATATTTGCTAAATTATTTAACGTTGAGCGACTTATTATATGGACGGATGTTGCAGGTATTTATAGTGCAGATCCATCCGTTGTACCGACAGCTAAACTAATTAAGCATGTTTCCTATAAAGAAGCATTAGAGTTAGCATATTTTGGTGCTTCTGTGGTTCATCCATTAACTATTGGTCCAATGATGGATGAAAATATTCCCATTTTTATTAAAAGTAGTGATGAGAAAAACGGTACTGGAACAGAAATTTCTAATAATATCCCTATGGAAAGTGATGCTTTAATTAAGGGATTAACCTGTGTTGGTCAAGTAACTTTAATTAGAGTTCAAGGTGCTGGCTTAATCGGTGTTTCAGGTATTGCAGCAAAAATTTTTAGTATCTTACATGAAGGTAATATTTCAGTGATGATGATTTCACAAGCCTCATCGGAGTATTCAATTTGCTTTGCCGTTGATCTATTAGAAGGCGATCAAGCGGTTAAGTTGTTGGAAAAGGCCTTTGAGGTTGAAATTGATCGAGGCGTTATTGAGCATATTCATAGTGACAAGCATTATAGTTTAATAACAGCTGTTGGTGATGGCATGAAAAATATGCCAGGATCTTTAGCTAAAATGATTAATCCATTATCAAAAGCAGGTATTAATATTCATGCTGTTGCACAAGGTTCTTCAGAAAGAAGCATTACATTAACAATTAAAGAAAGTAGAGAAAAAGCAGCTTTGAATTTAATTCATCAGGAGTATATTGATGATATAGAGGTTGTAGCGATTGCAATTATTGGAGCTGGTAATATAGCTTGTGCATTAATTGAAGAGATTCAACAATCACAAGAGCAGTTAGCTAAGCTTAGAATTAAAATTAATTTAGTAGTAATTACTAACTCCAAAAAAATGCTGTGTTCAGAAACAAGTCTTATTGATGAAAGTTGGAAGTTAAAATTATCAAAAACGACTAAAAAAATGAGCATAGATGCTTTAGCCGATTTTATAGGTGATTTGCGAGTGAAGTATCGTATGTTGGTTGATGCCACAGATAGCATAGAAGTTGCACAGTCTTATTTATCATTCTTAAAACGTGGAATTAGTGTTATTACACCCAATAAATATGCTAATACACAATCAATGGAATACTATTATGCGCTAAGAAGTACAGCATCTGATACTAGGGCACAGTTTAAGTATGAAACAAATGTCTGTGCAGGTTTACCATTGATTAAATCGATTCAGGAAATGATCTATACTGGCGATAAAGTTGAATGTATAGAAGGAGTTTTCTCTGGTACATTAAGTTATCTTTTTAATGAGCTTAATCAAGGAGTAAGCTTTTCAAAGGCAATTAAGAGCGCTTATGATTTAGGGTATACTGAGCCAGATCCTAGAGAAGACTTATCTGGGATGGATGTTGCACGAAAAGTTGTTATTTTAGCTAGAGAGATTGGTTTCTCAGTTGAAGTTGAAAGTTTAGAAATACAAAACCTAACACCTAAGGCATTAAGAAATTGTAGCAAAGCTGAGTTTTTAAAACGTTTGTCAAAATACGATAAAGAAATGGATCAATTATTTAAACAGTTAAAAGGTGATGCATTAGGACTTCATTATATTGGTATGATTAATACAGAGGGTAAGATTAGTGTCAAAATTCAGCCCTATGATCATTCAAGTGTATTTGCAAGAATACAAGGTACTGATAACTTAGTTGTTATTCGGTCAAGTCGCTATCAAAAGTATCCATTCATTATTCAAGGACCCGGAGCTGGTGCTGATGTTACTGCTGCGGGGGTATTTGGTGATATTTTACAGGTTATTAAATAATGGTAGATGTTCAAATTAATCCTAATATTTATTCAGTGAGTGCATTTGCACCAGCAACAAGCGCTAATTTTTCAGTTGGATTTGATTTAATTGGCTTTCCAATTACAGGTGTGGGCGATACGGTTAAATTAGTTAAACGATCTGATAGTCAAATTAAGATTTGTGCAATAAGTGGTGTTGTTAATGATTCGGTATTATCAAAAGATATCGATAAAAATTTAGTATCCATTGTAATTGATAAACTATTAAAAGATTATAAATTATCCATTGGTTTTGATATTTATTTAGAAAAAGGTATTACTTTAGGTTCAGGTATGGGTGGTTCTGCTGCTTCATCTGTTGCAGCACTTTTAGCACTCAATGAATTTTTTGAAAAGCCACTAGCGCTTGATCAATTGATTAATTATGCTGTTTATGGTGAAAGTCAAATCTCTGGTGGTGCCTATCATGCCGATAATGTTGCACCTTCAATGTTTGGTGGCTTAGTTTTATTGCAAAGTTCAAAACCAGTAAAAATGATTCAGCTTCCTACATGTGATTTGTATGCTGCAATTGTTCAGCCTCAAATGAGTATTGAAACAAAACAAGCACGCGCTATTTTAACCAATCCCTATTCACTTAAAGAAATTACACTACAAACAACAGCATTAGCTGCTAGTATTGCTGGGTTGTATAGAAATGATATGACATTATTCAGTAATAATTTAAAAGATATTTTAATTGAGCCTCGAAGAAAATATTTGATTAAAGGCTATGATGATGTAAAGTCGGTTGCACTATCAAATGGAGCGATTGCTTGTGGTATCTCTGGTTCAGGTCCTTCTATGTTTGCAGTGGCTATGAATACCGAAGATGCCAATAGAGTTGCTTTATCAATGAAAGGTGCATTTGAAAATTTAAACATTCATGCACAATCTTGGGTAACTGCATTAGATGCAGAAGGTGGTAAAGTTCTTGAAGTAATTAAGGATGAATAAAATAGATGAAATTTCATAGTACAAAAGATCGTTCACAATTAGTTTTAGCTTCAGAAGCAATGCAGATAGGCTTAGCAGCAGATAATGGCTTGTTTGTGCCAGAGTATTTCCCACAAATTAACTGGCAAGCTTTTAGTGATCAAATGAAGTACCCACAGTTTGCAGCAAAAGTGTTAGCACCATTTTTTGAAAATGATATTTTATCATATCAGTTAGATGAGGTTTGTAATGAAGCATTTAATTTTGAGATTCCTTTAAAAAAACTGGATAAAAATAATTTAGTTTTAGAATTATTTCATGGGCCAACATTATCATTTAAAGATATTGGTGCGCGCTTTTTAGCAGGCTGCTTAAGTCGAATCCAGTCAGAAAAAACATTTACTATTTTAGTTGCCACATCAGGTGATACTGGTTCAGCTGTTGCTGCAGCATTTCATAAAAAGCCAAATATTCGGGTAATTGTAATGTACCCAGAAGGAAAAATTTCACTTAGACAACAAAAACAGATAACTTGTTGGGGAGATAATATATTAGCAGTAGCCGTTAAAGGTAGATTTGATGACTGTCAAAAATTAGTTAAAGCGGCATTTACAGATAATTATTGGTATGAGCGCACTGCATTAAATACGGCAAATAGTATTAATATTGGTAGATTATTACCACAATCAACTTATTATGCTTATACGAGTTGGCAATATTATTGTTCAACAGGAAAGGGCGCAAATTTTATTGTACCTTCTGGTAATGTTGGTAATATTTCAGCTGCTTTTTGGGCAAAGCAAATGGGGTTTCCAATTGATGAAATTATCTTAGCGCAAAATGCAAATAATGTAATTGGTGATTATGTAGTAACTGGCAAGTATCAACCCAGAAATAGCATAGAAACGCTAGCAAATGCTATGGATGTAGGCAAACCTAGTAACTTTGAGCGCTTAGCTTATTTATATCCTGATTATGCCAACTTTATAGATGAGATTAAAGTGTTTAAAGCCGATGATAAGGGAATTACAGATACAATTATATCTGTATATGATCAGTATCATGAGACTATTTGCCCACACACGGCAACTGGTTTTTATGCAAGAGCGCATTTAAATAAAGAAAAACCTTATATAATGGTTGCAACTGCACACCCGGCAAAATTTGAACAAATCATCGAACCTATATTAAATCAAGTAATTCCACCAACAGAACAGTTAAATACATTACTTAAGCGTAAACATTTTAATATGACAATTGACTCTGATATGCAAAACTTAATTCAAGCAGATAAAGCTTATTTTGGTTGAATTTAACTGTAATAGGTGCGCTGTTAAGTGCTATTGAATATGATATAATTTGAAAATATAAATCACTAGCAGGAATGACTTTATAAAATGGAAATAAGTATTGATCAAAAACAAAAAGAAATTGTTGAGAATTTTGATTATTTTGATAACTGGGGTGATAAGTATGCTTATCTAATTAGCTTGGGAAAGTCTTTAGAAGCATTTCCAGCTTTAAAAAAAGATCAACAACATTTAATTAAAGGCTGTCAATCATTGGTTTGGTTTGATGCTGAATATATTGATGGAAAAGTGTTTTTTAAAGGTACAAGTGATGCTGCTATTGTCTCGGGTCTAATTGCTTTATTATTAGATATTTACAGTGGTCAAACACCACAAACTATAATAGATACAGAACCTTACTTTATTGATGAAATTGGCTTATCACAGCACTTAAGCCCAACTAGAAATAATGGCTTATATGCTATGTTAAAAGCAATTAGGAATTTTGCTAAACATTATGCAAATGAATAATAATCAAGGTGTTTATATACTAAATACTCGGCCAGGTAAGCGAGGAGAAGCTTTAACTATTGAGTTAGAACAATATGGATTTCGAGTATTAACGCAACCAATTCAGAAAATGATTCCATTAACAATTGATATTTCATTATTAAATGAACTTGATAAAAATCAAAGTGATTGGATTTTTATTAGCCCAACAGCGGTTGAATGTTTTGTTAAAGAAGTTTCACCAGATAAATTAAAACTTAAATATAAGCCTAAATTATTAGCTGTTGGTAAAGGAACGGCAGCAGTATTAAAATGTTATTTCCCACAATATGATATTTATTATCCAGAAGGTAGCCATGGTGCTGAAGCATTACTTGAATTGATATTTAAACAAGCTTCAAAAACACAGTCTTATTATATCTTTCGAGGTGAAACAGGTTCAAAACTTTTATCAGAAACACTAAAAAGTCAAGGTGCTGATGTTAAATCTATTATTTGTTATAAACGTCAAGTAACAGATGCAGTGAAAAATGGTAGTCTCAATCATTTACTTCAAAGTGATTATCCGAAAATTGTTATATTAACTAGTTTTGAAGCATTTGAACTTTTGCATTATTATTATACTAACGCCTTATGGTTAAAACATGCTTTAATTACAGTAACAAGTAAACGTATGCTTCACTGGGCAAAAAAAATGGGTTATGAAAAAGTGTTATTTCTTGAGTCTTTAGATAATGAAGCAATTTTAAATAAAATCATTTTGAATAATAAACCTTCGGTTTAAAGGAGTATAGCAGGTGAATGACAAGATTGATCCTGAAAAGGATAAGAACCAAAAACAAGAAGATAAAAGTAAAGCTTCAGTAGAGAAGAAAGATTTAAAAGCTGATCAGAAAGCACAAGTTAAACCTGATATAACTAATCATCAAGATATCAATAAACCAATGACTAAAACAAATAAAGGGCACTCGTTTGTCGTATCATTAGCTTTTATAGTTGGGCTCGCAGGATGTACAATTGCAGGTTATAGCTTATATACACAACACCAACAAGTTAAGTCATTTAATACAACAATTGCGCAAAAGAATACAGAATATAATCAATTAAAATCAGAAACAAAAAAAGCATTAGTGACTTTAAATGAAGTTGTTACAACTCAGAAACAGTCAAGTAAGCTTAATCAAGTAGAGAAAGATAATATTTCATCACTAATGAAAAAAACCTATGCTTTGAATCAACAAGTAAAAGCAATTAAGTCAGATTATTTATTACCGCAGAGTGACTTATATCAGCAAATGATTTTGATTCAAGTCAATGCCGCAGGTATTTATTTAAATATGGCTGATAATTATCTAAAACTATATGCTGGTGGCGATCAAGCAGTTAGTTTGATTAAAGCAGCAGAATCTGCATTAGTTAATGCAGATGAGCGTGCAAAACCTGCATTAGCATTGGTTAGAAAAGCACAATATGCAGTAGAAAATGCAACACTTTTTACGCAATATGGTGATAATATGACTAATATTAATCAACTTATAGCAATGCTAAGTGAATTAAAACTTAAACTACCAGGAAATGCAGCTAAAGTTGATACAGTAGATCATGCTTCTACTGTCGATCAAAGTTGGTATCAATCACTTAAAAATAATTTAGATAAAATGTCTTCTTTAGTGCAAATTCATAAATTAAATCAAACAAGTCAATTACTGACAAATTCTAGCGCAAGAGAAAATCTAGTTGTTACATTAAAATTACAGCTAGAGCAGGCAAAATGGGCTTTACAAAGACGTGACTCTGTGGCGTTTAAAGAAAGTATTACTCAAGTAATTGATGAAGTAAAAACATACTATCAAGTCGATCAAACTCAACAGAAATGGTTGGAAATAGCTAATAGTATTCAATTTGGTCAATCGCAAAACTATATGCAAGCAATGCACCAGGCTATTTATGCTGTTTCTCGACTTGAAACACAAATTATTGCTTCAGCAACTAAAAATAATAATGCGGACCAAAATCAAACTGATAGTAAAGGAGCATGATTATGAGCCGTTTTATCAGTTTTTTAGTGATTATATTAATTGCAGGCTTTATTGGAATTTTGCTTGTTCAAGAGCAAGGAATGATGATTATTACAGTATCTGGTTATATGATTGAATCTCCACTTTGGTTTGCATTATTAAGTATTATCGTTTTAGTTTTTGTTTGTACATTATTAGTTAAGATCTTAAAAGGTACAATTCAAGTACCATTTTTGTTTTCATCATTAATGGTTCGTAGAAAAAGAAAAAAAGCTTTAAAATTATTAAAAGAGACAATGTTAAATGATTTAAGTGATGATTATGATTTGATTTATCAAAACACAAAGGATTTAAAAAATATTAAACATTACCAAGCTTTAAATTATCTAAATTTAACGGATTTGGGTTTATTAATTCAAGCCAATGCATTTCTTAAAACAAAAAACTATCAAGCTTTAGATGAACTTACTACATCAATGGTGAAGAAAAAAGTAAAAGGGCCATTTCTTGAGTGGATTAAAGCACAAAAATTATTAGCTTTAGAAGATGATAAAAGCACTAATCAGGCACATCGAGTGCTGACAGAAGCAAAACTGGATTTTCCAAAATCTAGATTAATTTATCGAGCATTGATAGATTTTAATTTGAAAAAAGGTTATCCGGTAGAAGTTTTACCATTACTTGAAGAAGCAGAGCACCATCGATTATTTACAGAGAGTGAGAAGGATAAATATTATCATCAGGCAATTATTGGTGGATTAAAAGGGCTGAGAGATGCAAATGAAGTTAATTTAAGTGAGTTTTGGAGTGTCATTCCAACTAAATATAAAAAAGATAATCAAATACTATTAGCTTATATTGATGTATTAATTCACATTGGTGAATATGATCAAGCTAAACAAAGTCTTAAAAAACTATTTAAAAAAGCATACTCAGTAGAATTTGTTAAATTATGGGCAAAGCTAAAGCCAATTTCAGCACAAGAACGACTTGAATTTTTAAAAGAACAACTTAAAAGTACAGAGTTACTTCAAAACCCAGAGGTTGTTGTCATTTTTGCAAAGCTTGCAATGGAGTCTAATGATTATGATCAAGCTAAAACATATCTTGAAAGTATTCCTGAAACACCTGAAGTTACAGGTTTGTTAGCAGAAATATATCATCAACTGAGTATGTATCATAAATCAGTTGCCTGTTTTCAGCGTGCATTAAGCTGTTATAGAGTGCAGTGAGTTTTTAGTATGAAAAAGCTAATCAAATTATTAAATGTATGTTGTATTTAGGTATGAGTTTTAAATAAGAGGTTAATATATGCTAAAATTTAATATTCAAATGTTATCATCTATGATAGCTTTGCTTTTTTTAGTTTCAGTTAATATGGTAGTTGCAAAAGATCCTTGTCAACTGGCTTATAAAGCACTTGCAGAGAATGATGATATTATTCACGTAACTGAATATGATTTTAGAGTACCATTAACAAGTATTTCAAATACAGTGTATACGAGTAAAGATTGTCAATCATTTCAAAAGGCATTCACAGTGTCTGACCCGGATTTACTAAAATGTACAAATGGTCATTATGTGGGTGTTTTACCTTCATCGGAAATAAAACCAAATTTAAAATGTTTAAAAATTGTAACCTGCGTTGGTAAAATGTGTAAAACAAATATGATTTACCTTAAATATAATAAATCAGTTAAAAAATATACTGCAATTCCACGAAGTAGTTATTTGATTTTTTCTTAGTAGAGACGTCGATTGATCGCGTCTCAAATAAATAGTCTAGTGCTTATCTAGTTTTTAATATTTAGAATTGCGTTTAAACTTACCTAAGATGCTATAGGCAAGCGGTACAATAATTAATGAAAAAATACTACCAACTAATAAACCTGATACAATTACCATGCCAATCTCTCTTCTTGCTAGCTCACCAATACCTGTTGCTAGTACAAGTGGTAATGCACCTAAAATCATCGTAGCCGATGTCATTAATATAGGTCTTAGTCGAGTCGATGCGCCAGCAATTGCCGCTTCAACTAAAGTGTAGCCTTCAGATAAACGTTTATTAGCAAATTGAACAATTAAAACACCATGTTTGGTAATTAGACCAATTAAGGTGACAAGGCCGATTCCAGTATAAATATTAATACTGCCGCCAATTATTTTCAAACCGACTAAACTACCGATTACGCTTAGTGGAACAGTTAACATAATAACCAAAGGATCAATAAAACTTTCAAAAAGCGCTGCTAAAACAAGATAGATAAAAATAATACCAACGATAAATACCATCAACATACGTTGATTACCTTCTTTCATATCTTTAGCTGCACCAGTAAAATGAATACCAGTAGCAGGAGCAACTTTGGGTATAACTGATTCAATCGCGCTAATGACAGGCCCCATAGAAGCACCTGGCGTAAGTGTAACATCAATTTCAATGGCATTTTGATTATTGTAAGTGCCAATAACTGAAGATTTTGCAATTGGTTTGATATCTAAAAGACGTGCAACACTTATCCAAGTGCCACTCGTTGATTCGATATGAATTTTATTTAATGCATCAAAGGTTGATAAGTTATTTTTATCTAATTGGATAACAACGGGGTAATCAATACCATTTTGACGGTAATCATTATCAAGTTGATAGCTACCAAAATAGATTGATAATACTTGTTGTAATTGTGTTAAATCAACATCGAGAAGAGACGTTTTCTGATCATTAATCGATATTTCATATTCTGGCGATAAATTACTATCATTACGATCAGCAGACTGAACACCATTAATTTTTTCAACTGCATTGACAGCTTTTAGTGATAAATCTTCTAGTTTTTCTAAACTCATAACGCCAGTTAGAAAGAATTGAATATCACCACTACCCGGGTCTGAATGGCTTTGGTGTAATGGAACAGCCATTGCGCCACCACGAAAATTACTATCTTTTTGAATATCTTGGCTTATTTTATTCACTAACAAAGATGCTTTGTCAAAATATCTATCTTTCAAAATAATAAAATTAATATTAAACAAATTGCCACTTTGGCTCATTGTGATGCTGCCATAGTGATTAGCATAGCCAGTTTCGGTCATATCATTAGCAATCTGGTTGCCTTTTTTCTGAAGCGCTTCAACTGAGGTTGAAGAAGAGCCTTTAATAAATGATTGAATAATACCAATAGTATCATTTGGAAATAGGTTAGAAGATAGATTACGACAGAGAAAACCACTGAAGATAATAATAATGATCATCAGTACAGTCCATAACCATTTACGTTTAAATAAACGATTTAGTAGTCGCTGATATAGGTTGGTCAGTTTATGTAAGAATAATTCGAGACCTTTTTGATATTTATTTTGAGCTTTTGATTTAAGTAAGTAGGCACACATTGCAGGAGTTAGCGTTAATGCAACAAAGCCAGAGATTAAGATGCTCAGTGCTAATGTAAAGGCAAATTCTTGGAAATAAATAGCAGAAGGTCCTGACATAAATGCAATTGGAAAATAAACAGCGATAAGCGTAATGGTAATACCAATGATTGCAAAATAGATTTCTTGACTACCAATAAGCGCTGCCTTGTACTCATTTAAACCTTTTTCAATATGTCGTATGACATTTTCAAGTACAACAATTGCATCATCAACAACTAATCCTACGGCTAAGACTAGTGCAAGTAAGGTCATCATATCAATAGAGTAGTCTTTAACATAAAGAAAGATAAACGTACCAATAAGACAGACTGGAATTGTTACTAAAGGTATAATTGTTGCCCTTAGCTGTCCAAGA comes from the bacterium SCSIO 12844 genome and includes:
- a CDS encoding uroporphyrinogen-III C-methyltransferase, producing the protein MNDKIDPEKDKNQKQEDKSKASVEKKDLKADQKAQVKPDITNHQDINKPMTKTNKGHSFVVSLAFIVGLAGCTIAGYSLYTQHQQVKSFNTTIAQKNTEYNQLKSETKKALVTLNEVVTTQKQSSKLNQVEKDNISSLMKKTYALNQQVKAIKSDYLLPQSDLYQQMILIQVNAAGIYLNMADNYLKLYAGGDQAVSLIKAAESALVNADERAKPALALVRKAQYAVENATLFTQYGDNMTNINQLIAMLSELKLKLPGNAAKVDTVDHASTVDQSWYQSLKNNLDKMSSLVQIHKLNQTSQLLTNSSARENLVVTLKLQLEQAKWALQRRDSVAFKESITQVIDEVKTYYQVDQTQQKWLEIANSIQFGQSQNYMQAMHQAIYAVSRLETQIIASATKNNNADQNQTDSKGA
- the thrC gene encoding threonine synthase, which encodes MKFHSTKDRSQLVLASEAMQIGLAADNGLFVPEYFPQINWQAFSDQMKYPQFAAKVLAPFFENDILSYQLDEVCNEAFNFEIPLKKLDKNNLVLELFHGPTLSFKDIGARFLAGCLSRIQSEKTFTILVATSGDTGSAVAAAFHKKPNIRVIVMYPEGKISLRQQKQITCWGDNILAVAVKGRFDDCQKLVKAAFTDNYWYERTALNTANSINIGRLLPQSTYYAYTSWQYYCSTGKGANFIVPSGNVGNISAAFWAKQMGFPIDEIILAQNANNVIGDYVVTGKYQPRNSIETLANAMDVGKPSNFERLAYLYPDYANFIDEIKVFKADDKGITDTIISVYDQYHETICPHTATGFYARAHLNKEKPYIMVATAHPAKFEQIIEPILNQVIPPTEQLNTLLKRKHFNMTIDSDMQNLIQADKAYFG
- a CDS encoding SufE family protein, whose amino-acid sequence is MSIDQKQKEIVENFDYFDNWGDKYAYLISLGKSLEAFPALKKDQQHLIKGCQSLVWFDAEYIDGKVFFKGTSDAAIVSGLIALLLDIYSGQTPQTIIDTEPYFIDEIGLSQHLSPTRNNGLYAMLKAIRNFAKHYANE
- a CDS encoding efflux RND transporter permease subunit produces the protein MNLSKLCIERPVLSIVISATIILFGLLTLLLLPVRFEPKQFKPTLRIMTVYPGASAEVVQSDVTQKIVSSLSNVPNIAFINAFSVDGRSFIKIKFNNISKADFVSAQADISRSISSVNLPENTQTPQLQQSGGGNTIILLGVTDPNKTTGQTASYVESAITQDLNQVPGVSGIDLTAQTLAVRVSLNPNKMAQYKLSPIDITSLLNKLNSSTAAGKLITQGGNITINLSSSFKNISDFKKVIVAKRNGRLIYLKDVADIGFGAATIPDETSASIDGKAGVILEIEAADDANPIDVANLVIEKVNQINASLPHGMSISVLMNLAQPLKQSIVEVIETIIIAIILVALVSLLFLGQLRATIIPLVTIPVCLIGTFIFLYVKDYSIDMMTLLALVLAVGLVVDDAIVVLENVIRHIEKGLNEYKAALIGSQEIYFAIIGITITLIAVYFPIAFMSGPSAIYFQEFAFTLALSILISGFVALTLTPAMCAYLLKSKAQNKYQKGLELFLHKLTNLYQRLLNRLFKRKWLWTVLMIIIIIFSGFLCRNLSSNLFPNDTIGIIQSFIKGSSSTSVEALQKKGNQIANDMTETGYANHYGSITMSQSGNLFNINFIILKDRYFDKASLLVNKISQDIQKDSNFRGGAMAVPLHQSHSDPGSGDIQFFLTGVMSLEKLEDLSLKAVNAVEKINGVQSADRNDSNLSPEYEISINDQKTSLLDVDLTQLQQVLSIYFGSYQLDNDYRQNGIDYPVVIQLDKNNLSTFDALNKIHIESTSGTWISVARLLDIKPIAKSSVIGTYNNQNAIEIDVTLTPGASMGPVISAIESVIPKVAPATGIHFTGAAKDMKEGNQRMLMVFIVGIIFIYLVLAALFESFIDPLVIMLTVPLSVIGSLVGLKIIGGSINIYTGIGLVTLIGLITKHGVLIVQFANKRLSEGYTLVEAAIAGASTRLRPILMTSATMILGALPLVLATGIGELARREIGMVIVSGLLVGSIFSLIIVPLAYSILGKFKRNSKY
- a CDS encoding uroporphyrinogen-III synthase, with protein sequence MNNNQGVYILNTRPGKRGEALTIELEQYGFRVLTQPIQKMIPLTIDISLLNELDKNQSDWIFISPTAVECFVKEVSPDKLKLKYKPKLLAVGKGTAAVLKCYFPQYDIYYPEGSHGAEALLELIFKQASKTQSYYIFRGETGSKLLSETLKSQGADVKSIICYKRQVTDAVKNGSLNHLLQSDYPKIVILTSFEAFELLHYYYTNALWLKHALITVTSKRMLHWAKKMGYEKVLFLESLDNEAILNKIILNNKPSV